The Elusimicrobiales bacterium genome has a segment encoding these proteins:
- a CDS encoding iron-containing alcohol dehydrogenase: protein MSFIFHNPVRIEFGCEAGPALERLAGNRAAAIITCRSLADSAAVKKLAAGNRRVFAVSGGADVFELEKLYGAVHSQPVEVIIAIGGGSAIDAAKILSAPPEGGAAAAFARQRALWLEGKPFSARRLPVLAAPATAGSGSDVTPWAVVWDKAAGRKYSLESQSLWPQASVCDPELALSMPRDAALHSGLDALAHALEALWSKNANPVSDTLAFAAAKGALESLPAALREPPGIEPRTQMMLAALRAGLAFSNTRTGMAHALSYYLTLKRGVPHGLACGVMLPLVAGAAEDKDKIAEFGAEKLSQFTARLGVPSLRDLGVSRSDLADMRRCGAESGRGQNSAINETRLWELVDEQL, encoded by the coding sequence ATGAGCTTCATTTTTCATAATCCCGTCCGCATTGAATTCGGCTGCGAGGCCGGTCCCGCGCTGGAGCGGCTGGCAGGAAACCGCGCCGCCGCTATAATCACCTGCCGCTCGCTTGCGGATTCGGCGGCGGTTAAAAAACTTGCGGCGGGCAACCGCAGGGTATTCGCGGTATCCGGCGGGGCGGATGTTTTTGAGCTGGAAAAACTTTACGGGGCTGTCCACTCGCAGCCTGTGGAAGTCATAATCGCTATCGGCGGCGGCAGCGCGATTGACGCGGCAAAAATACTCTCCGCCCCGCCGGAAGGCGGCGCGGCGGCGGCATTCGCGCGCCAGCGCGCGCTCTGGCTGGAAGGCAAGCCGTTTTCCGCGCGCAGGCTGCCGGTTCTGGCCGCGCCGGCCACGGCGGGCAGCGGCAGCGACGTAACGCCGTGGGCGGTGGTATGGGACAAGGCGGCGGGGCGCAAATACTCGCTGGAATCGCAGAGTTTATGGCCGCAGGCCTCGGTCTGCGACCCGGAGCTTGCGCTTTCAATGCCGAGGGACGCGGCGCTGCATTCCGGGCTGGACGCGCTGGCGCATGCGCTTGAGGCTTTGTGGTCTAAAAACGCGAATCCGGTTTCGGATACGCTGGCCTTTGCCGCCGCAAAAGGCGCGCTGGAATCCCTGCCGGCCGCGTTGCGGGAGCCGCCCGGTATTGAGCCGCGGACGCAAATGATGCTGGCTGCGCTGCGCGCGGGGCTGGCATTTTCAAACACCAGAACCGGCATGGCGCATGCGCTTTCGTATTATCTGACGCTCAAACGCGGCGTTCCTCACGGGCTGGCCTGCGGGGTGATGCTGCCGCTTGTGGCGGGGGCGGCTGAAGACAAGGACAAAATCGCGGAATTCGGCGCGGAAAAACTCTCGCAATTCACCGCGCGGCTTGGCGTTCCTTCATTGCGGGATTTGGGCGTCTCGCGCTCCGACCTGGCGGATATGCGGCGTTGCGGCGCGGAAAGCGGGCG
- a CDS encoding phosphocholine cytidylyltransferase family protein — protein MKAVIMAAGRGTRLHPLTRKKPKCLLETGGQTLLGRSLKILRGCGIKDIGIIVGFEKEQIIARHGRGCRIIVNPFYPLCNNMGSLWFARDFAGGGPFAALHADLVYEPEILTGALRGCRAGEAACLAVDFGPVDAEAMKARVSVRGLLLDGGKDIAKPDGEWTGISLVRDSRGFFKAIEDELMSGGHGSYDMAAYLRLARAGGKVRCVPTGGLCWKEIDFADDYRVARELFK, from the coding sequence ATGAAAGCCGTCATCATGGCGGCGGGAAGGGGAACGCGGCTTCATCCCCTGACGCGCAAAAAACCCAAATGCCTGCTGGAAACGGGCGGGCAGACTCTGCTGGGCCGTTCGCTGAAAATCCTGCGCGGCTGCGGCATAAAAGACATCGGAATTATAGTGGGCTTTGAAAAAGAGCAGATAATCGCGCGGCACGGCAGGGGCTGCCGCATTATCGTCAACCCGTTTTATCCGCTGTGCAATAATATGGGCTCGCTGTGGTTCGCGCGGGATTTTGCGGGCGGCGGGCCGTTTGCCGCGCTGCACGCCGATTTGGTTTACGAGCCGGAAATCCTGACTGGCGCGCTGCGCGGCTGCCGGGCCGGCGAGGCGGCCTGCCTTGCGGTGGATTTCGGCCCCGTTGACGCGGAGGCGATGAAGGCGCGCGTCAGCGTCCGCGGGCTGCTGCTGGACGGAGGCAAGGACATCGCAAAACCGGATGGCGAATGGACCGGCATATCGCTTGTGCGGGACAGCCGGGGTTTTTTCAAGGCGATTGAGGACGAGCTTATGTCCGGCGGGCACGGCAGCTACGACATGGCTGCCTATCTGCGCCTTGCGCGCGCGGGCGGGAAAGTGCGCTGCGTTCCCACCGGCGGGCTGTGCTGGAAAGAGATAGATTTTGCCGATGATTACAGAGTCGCGCGGGAGCTGTTCAAATGA